One window from the genome of Variovorax sp. PAMC26660 encodes:
- a CDS encoding fasciclin domain-containing protein codes for MQSKLHRLASVTLAIAISAGAVSAMAASVMVGGAPMLPTKDIIDNAVNSKDHTTLVAAVKAAGLVDTLKGPGPFTVFAPTNEAFAALPAGTVDTLLKPESKDALTGVLTYHVVAGKLDAAALKKEIKAGKGSAELKTVAGGVLVASEKGGKIMITDEKGGTATVTIPNVYQSNGVIHVVNKVLLPK; via the coding sequence ATGCAAAGCAAACTTCATCGCCTCGCTTCCGTCACCCTCGCCATCGCGATTTCCGCCGGTGCCGTCTCGGCCATGGCCGCTTCCGTCATGGTGGGCGGTGCGCCGATGCTGCCGACCAAGGACATCATCGACAACGCCGTCAATTCCAAGGACCACACCACGCTGGTCGCCGCCGTCAAGGCTGCGGGCCTGGTCGACACGCTGAAGGGCCCGGGTCCGTTCACCGTGTTCGCACCGACGAACGAAGCCTTTGCCGCGCTGCCTGCCGGCACCGTCGACACGCTGCTCAAGCCCGAGAGCAAGGATGCGCTGACCGGCGTGCTGACCTACCACGTGGTGGCCGGCAAGCTCGACGCCGCCGCGCTGAAGAAGGAGATCAAGGCAGGCAAGGGTTCGGCCGAACTCAAGACCGTGGCCGGTGGTGTGCTCGTCGCCTCGGAAAAGGGCGGCAAGATCATGATCACCGATGAAAAGGGCGGCACCGCCACGGTGACCATCCCCAACGTCTACCAGTCGAACGGCGTGATCCACGTGGTCAACAAGGTCCTGCTGCCCAAGTAA
- a CDS encoding efflux transporter outer membrane subunit, translated as MLSAALLLSACAVGPDFKTPGLPATAQGADYTPAPAPPRTAQADAPGGQSQELLAGRDIPAQWWGVFQSAPLDQLIRASLAQSPTLASAQAALREAEATYEAKSGNLLWPQVNAQLGAQRERASQITSQVPGGQLLTLYNASINVSYNLDVFGGARRQVEGAQAAVDAQRYQVEAVYLTLTSNLVTTAIREASLRAQLQASREVLKAQREQLNVIEKQFDTGAIPKSTVLQQRTQVAQTQATLPPIEKSLAQTRHQLAVFAGRLPAEAGLPEFDLASLTLPQALPLSLPSELARQRPDVRASEAQLHQASAAVGVATANLYPQFQLTGSYGNSATRARDLFSGPTTLWNVGAGLTQPLFNGGALRAQRRAAEAAYDSAAAQYRSTVLGAFQNVADALRALEFDAIALQNQATAETLAKQSLDLTTTQFRAGAVSYVQLLTAQQAWLQTHTALVQAQAARYADTAALFQALGGGWWNRGELANATIAPASDAAPAPAPAQN; from the coding sequence GTGCTCAGCGCGGCCCTGCTCCTGAGTGCCTGTGCGGTCGGTCCCGACTTCAAGACACCCGGGCTGCCAGCCACTGCCCAAGGGGCGGACTACACACCCGCGCCAGCGCCCCCGCGCACCGCGCAGGCCGATGCACCGGGAGGCCAGTCGCAAGAGCTGCTGGCGGGCCGCGACATTCCCGCGCAGTGGTGGGGCGTGTTCCAGTCGGCGCCGCTCGACCAGTTGATTCGCGCCTCGCTCGCGCAAAGCCCCACGCTCGCATCCGCACAGGCCGCGCTGCGCGAGGCGGAAGCCACTTACGAGGCCAAGTCGGGCAACCTGCTGTGGCCGCAGGTCAACGCCCAGCTCGGCGCGCAGCGCGAGCGCGCATCGCAAATCACCTCCCAGGTGCCGGGCGGCCAGTTGCTCACGCTGTACAACGCATCGATCAACGTCAGCTACAACCTCGACGTGTTCGGCGGCGCGCGCCGCCAGGTCGAAGGCGCGCAGGCCGCCGTCGACGCGCAGCGCTACCAGGTCGAGGCGGTCTACCTCACGCTGACGTCCAACCTTGTGACCACCGCCATCCGCGAAGCCTCGCTGCGCGCGCAGCTTCAGGCCTCGCGCGAAGTGCTGAAGGCGCAGCGCGAACAGTTGAACGTGATCGAAAAGCAGTTCGACACCGGCGCCATTCCCAAATCGACCGTGCTGCAGCAGCGCACGCAGGTGGCGCAGACGCAAGCCACCTTGCCGCCGATCGAAAAATCGCTCGCGCAAACGCGCCATCAGCTCGCGGTGTTCGCCGGACGGCTGCCGGCCGAAGCGGGCCTGCCGGAGTTCGACCTGGCGAGCCTCACGCTGCCGCAAGCCCTGCCGCTCTCTTTGCCCTCGGAACTGGCGCGCCAGCGGCCGGACGTGCGCGCCAGCGAAGCGCAACTGCATCAGGCCAGCGCTGCGGTCGGCGTGGCCACGGCCAACCTCTATCCACAGTTCCAGCTCACGGGCAGCTACGGCAACAGCGCGACGCGCGCACGCGACCTGTTCAGCGGCCCGACCACCTTGTGGAACGTGGGCGCCGGGCTGACGCAGCCGCTCTTCAATGGCGGGGCGCTGCGGGCGCAAAGGCGCGCGGCAGAGGCGGCCTACGACTCGGCCGCGGCGCAGTACCGCAGCACCGTGCTGGGCGCCTTCCAGAACGTGGCCGATGCCTTGCGCGCGCTCGAATTCGACGCCATCGCGCTGCAGAACCAGGCCACGGCCGAAACGCTCGCCAAACAGTCGCTCGACCTGACCACGACGCAGTTTCGCGCCGGCGCGGTCAGCTACGTGCAGCTCCTGACCGCGCAGCAGGCCTGGCTCCAGACGCACACCGCACTGGTGCAAGCCCAGGCCGCGCGCTATGCCGATACCGCCGCCCTCTTCCAGGCACTGGGCGGTGGCTGGTGGAACCGCGGCGAGCTTGCCAACGCGACGATCGCCCCCGCATCCGACGCCGCGCCCGCACCTGCGCCGGCGCAGAACTGA